The region CCAAGCTCCCCGGcattgcggcgctggccgaggtgTGCCGCGACGGGTACCCCGACCCCACCGCGTGGGACAGCAAGCACCCTTACTACGACGCCAAGGCGACCGACAAGGCGAACCCCCGGTGGTTCCGCGTGGACGTGCGCtttgtgcgccgcctccccTACTTTGTCCCCCTTGCTCTCCTGCAGCACATTGCGCAGGGGCTGAGCgcggagcagcgcaaggacgtTGCGTACCTCTCGGACGAGCACCTGGCAGGCATTGCCGGCATGGCGCTGCTCAACCGCTCGCGGCTCAGTGTACAGGTACGTTGCGCGACTCATTCAGCCCGTCCAGACGAGCGCCTACGAGGCCGTGTgcctcctcggcgaccacGGCAACTTTTCTACATGGCCCGGCAAGTGGAACGAGGACGGAGcaaagcggcgccgcgccgaagcTAATACCCCCACCAAACGCGCCAAAATGAACCAGGATACCCGCGCGCCAAACGCCGCACCGCCCCCGTCAGACGCCGCTccgcggacgcgccgcgcgcgccgctcgccgtaGTACTCGCCCACGTGTGTCCGCCACGTTGCTGACATAATTGTACTAGGCACTTCGCCCACGCACTGGACAGCTCCGTAGCGCGCACCCttggcgacgcggacgccATGCCGCTAGAGCATTTCGGTGCGACGCGTCAGCTGAGTGACTCGCatcgggcgcctcgcccccTGAGCGAGCCGGTTCCGCCGGACTCGTGGGGCAAAGGCGTAAGCCGTGCGGCCTCTGATGCACAGGCGCTGAcccaggcgcgcgaccggCTCCGGTCCGGGCGCAAGGCAGAGCGggacgacgaagacgacgCGATCCTCTCCAAGCTTACGGGTGTGAGCCGCTCCGTGTCCTGGggccgctcgacggcgagtgggcgcacagcgccgcAGACCCCGTCGGAACTCCGCACGCCCGGCGGACGGCggacggcgtcgacgcgcatcCCGTCGGGCtcgcggctgcgctcgcaccatgtgagcgcgtcgctgtcCATGTCGCCATCCGTGGCGCCGAACGATATACCCGAAGACCAGGACGTATTTAGCTCGCAAAAGTCGAGccccgcctcgagcgcggcgctctcgctgcgctcgctctcgagcCTGAGTCGCAGCAactcggtgcgcgagcaggacTCGTTTCCAGacagcgagctgcgcaactGGCGCGACCGCCCGAGCGGGAGCCTGTCGGACTCGCCCAagggcctcggcctgcagcAGCCCATTATCCTGAGCCCGACCGAGGCACCAGTCCTGTCGCCGCTTGATAACGCACCGCCGCTGCAGGTGAGTGACGAGaagcgcgcgtcgtcggagcgtgccgcgccgctgctctcGATCGAGCGCTT is a window of Malassezia japonica chromosome 7, complete sequence DNA encoding:
- a CDS encoding uncharacterized protein (EggNog:ENOG503P2G8; COG:S), with translation MGTHWLMKSEPEPRVVQGVDVSFSADTFEKAKVTSWEGVRNYQARQFLRDEMKVGHEVLFYHSNTKLPGIAALAEVCRDGYPDPTAWDSKHPYYDAKATDKANPRWFRVDVRFVRRLPYFVPLALLQHIAQGLSAEQRKDVAYLSDEHLAGIAGMALLNRSRLSVQPVQTSAYEAVCLLGDHGNFSTWPGKWNEDGAKRRRAEANTPTKRAKMNQDTRAPNAAPPPSDAAPRTRRARRSP